The stretch of DNA TACCGTTTGAGCAATGGGGGGACGCAGGAGGATAGGGTAAGCGCGCTGCTGGAATAGCGCGTCCAAGCAGTTAGGCTGCAAGCGAGGCAAATCCCGCTTGCATAAAGGCTGAGCTGTGACGGCGAGGGAAATAAAGTACCGAAGTTCCTGAATCCACACTGCCAAGAAAAGCCTCTAGCGAGGGAAAAGGTGCCCGTACCGCAAACCGACACAGGTAGGCGAGGAGAGAATCCTAAGGTGAGCGAGAGAACTCTCGTTAAGGAACTCGGCAAAATCACCCCGTAACTTCGGGAGAAGGGGTGCTCATTTGGGTGAATAGCCCGGATGAGCCGCAGTGAATAGGCCCAGGCGACTGTTTAGCAAAAACACAGGTCTCTGCGAAGCCGTAAGGCGAAGTATAGGGGCTGACGCCTGCCCGGTGCTGGAAGGTTAAGAGGAGGGGTTAGCGCAAGCGAAGCTCTGAATTGAAGCCCCAGTAAACGGCGGCCGTAACTATAACGGTCCTAAGGTAGCGAAATTCCTTGTCGGGTAAGTTCCGACCCGCACGAAAGGCGTAACGATCTGGGCACTGTCTCAACGAGAGACTCGGTGAAATTATAGTACCTGTGAAGATGCAGGTTACCCGCGACAGGACGGAAAGACCCCGTGGAGCTTTACTGTAGCCTGATATTGAATTTCGGTACAGCTTGTACAGGATAGGTAGGAGCCTTGGAAGCCGGAGCGCTAGCTTCGGTGGAGGCATCGGTGGGATACTACCCTGGCTGTATTGAAATTCTAACCCGCACCCCTGATCGGGGTGGGAGACAGTGTCAGGTGGGCAGTTTGACTGGGGCGGTCGCCTCCTAAAAAGTAACGGAGGCGCCCAAAGGTTCCCTCAGAATGGTTGGAAATCATTCGAAGAGTGTAAAGGCATAAGGGAGCTTGACTGCGAGACCTACAAGTCGAGCAGGGACGAAAGTCGGGCTTAGTGATCCGGTGGTTCCGCATGGAAGGGCCATCGCTCAACGGATAAAAGCTACCCCGGGGATAACAGGCTTATCTCCCCCAAGAGTCCACATCGACGGGGAGGTTTGGCACCTCGATGTCGGCTCATCGCATCCTGGGGCTGTAGTCGGTCCCAAGGGTTGGGCTGTTCGCCCATTAAAGCGGTACGCGAGCTGGGTTCAGAACGTCGTGAGACAGTTCGGTCCCTATCCGTCGTGGGCGCAGGAAATTTGAGAGGAGCTGTCCTTAGTACGAGAGGACCGGGATGGACGCACCGCTGGTGTACCAGTTGTTCTGCCAAGAGCATCGCTGGGTAGCTATGTGCGGAAGGGATAAGTGCTGAAAGCATCTAAGCATGAAGCCCCCCTCGAGATGAGATTTCCCATAGCGTCAAGCTAGTAAGACCCCTGAAAGATGATCAGGTTGATAGGTTTGAGGTGGAAGCGTGGTGACACGTGGAGCTGACAAATACTAATCGGTCGAGGACTTAACCAATAAAATATTTAATGATGATTGTCAGTTATCTAGTTTTGAGGGAATAAACCTCAGTTTAATACAGTCTGGTGGCGATAGCGAGAAGGTCACACCCGTTCCCATCCCGAACACGGCAGTTAAGCTTCTCAGCGCCAATGGTAGTTAGGGGCTGTCCCCTTGTGAGAGTAGGACGTCGCCAGGCCAAACCCTAATAAGGGTTATTTTTTTGCCAAAATTAGTTGGCCCGTTGGTCAAGCGGTTAAGACACCGCCCTTTCACGGCGGTAACACGGGTTCGAATCCCGTACGGGTCACCAATATGGAGGATTAGCTCAGCTGGGAGAGCACCTGCCTTACAAGCAGGGGGTCGGCGGTTCGATCCCGTCATCCTCCATTATATTCTTTATGTCAGTGTAGCTTAATTGGTCGAGCAGCTGACTTGAAAAAGGATAACTAGTCATATCGTGTGATATGGTTAGTTATCCTTTTTCTATTTTAGAGACAATTTATCCCGCGTTAACGGGCTGTAAGACCCCCATCTCAAAATTGAGAGAGAAGCGAGGAAGATAGGTGGGGGACAACTGCCCGTAAAAGCCCGATTGGTTCAACTAACCATCAGTGGGGATGAAAAAAACCCCCACTGACGGAAGTTTCACTTTATTTAAAAGTGTTATGCGAGAATTTAAGTCTTTTATTTAATAGCTCAGCTTGCGATAAAGCCTGACTATCCTTTAGGATGTCACCAGGCTGATTGGCTTCACCTAAAATATAAGATGAAAACCTCATATTTAAAAAATCGAAAGTATATTGGAATTGCTGAATAAGAGGGAGCCCTTTAATTCTTGGTTCGTCACCACCTACAGCTAGAACAATTGCTTCCACTTTCTTTAAATGTTCTTTAAACTGTGGATACCTTTCAACACGTATGGCGTGACTAAGTCGATCAATCATGTTTTTCATTATGCCTGACATACTGTACCAGTATATGGGCGTAGCAAAGATAATCACATCGTTTTCCATAAATGCCTTGATTACTTGATCATAATCATCATCTACTGTTTGAAATCCTGTTTTTGTATGACGTAAATCATTAATTGGTTGAATAGTTAAGTCCTTTATATATACCTTTTGATGTTTTATCCCTTTCAAGACCGTATCTGCAAGTAATTCACTGTTACTTTCTGTTCTTGAGCTACCTATAAATGTAGCGATTTTCATTATCGATCACCTCTTCTATACATTAGTATAAGAAAAGTTTATACTCAAATTATCCATCAATAAAGATGAATATTTTGATTAAATCAATCGATAAAACCGATTTAGGGGGATGTGAAATTTGGAAATTAAACATTTGCATACGTTTTTAACTGCAACGAAAACCTTGAACTTTACTCAAACTGCTAAAATACTAGATTATGCACAATCAAGTATTACTGCTCAAATTAAGTCACTAGAAGAAGAGTTAGGAATGCCATTATTCGAGCGGCTTGGGAAACGCATCTACTTAACAGAAGCAGGCAATCAGCTGAAACAATACGCGCAAAAGATGCTTGATCTTGACCAGGAGATGAGGCAAGTGTTAGCTGGTCAAAATGAGTCCAATGTAGTTTTAACGATTGGTGCACAGGAAAGCCAATGTTCATATCGACTTCCAGTTATTTTGCAATCATTTAAACAACGTCACCCACAGGTCAGACTGATTTTTAAACCTGTTCATACGAAAGATATCGCAAAGGATTTACTGCAATCAGGCACTCTCGACTTAGCTTTCATCACCGACACCTTTAAAGAGATGCCTACGCTTCATAAAGAAATGTTAATTGAGGAAGACTTAGTATTCATAGCATCTCCTTGGCATCATTTAGCGAAAAAAAATCCCGTAACCGCAGAAGAAATCGGACAAGAAACGATCCTGTTAACAGAAAAGGGCTGCTCCTATCGAACTCAGTTTGAGCATAGAATTCAATTTGAAGGTGTTCATCCAGAACATATTATTGAATTTGCTAGTATAGAAGCCATCAAACAATGTGTGATGGCCGGATTAGGTATTTCCCTTTTACCTAAAATGGCGGTAGAAAAAGAACTTGATCGGGGTAGTATTATCGAAATACCCACATCTATCGATTTAGAATCGGTATTCACAGAGATTGCTTGGCATAAAGACAAGTATATTCCCTCTTATCTTGAGGATTTTATCCAAATATCACGAGATCAATATAAAGTTTTCAACGAGAAAACGAGTAATAAAAAATGATAAAAAAGGGGATTTAGTGGATGATGTTAATCCTCGCGCTCATAAAAATCCACTATCCTCTTTGCCATACCATAAATACTTTTCTTTAACGAGTTAGGACGAATAACCTTTATTTGATCCCCAAAACCTAGAATAAATTCACTTGCCTCTTGTTCCGTATCAAAGCACAGTTTTGCAGGGATCCATCCATTATCAGAAGGTGAATCCATTTTTATTATTTGAACAAATCTCCCTGTAAACTTTATTCTCGGAACGATAGACGAAGAAACTTCAACATCAACCTCATATTTGGGTAGACTTTTAATAAATTCTTTTGTAGAGTCATTCCAATATTGAGTTAAATCAAAGTCATTTGGCCGGGAGAACAATTCATCCGTCAACGATACAAACTTAATTCTTGAGGCTCTATAATTTCGGATTTTTTCGTTTGCGGAAGCAATTAAATACCATGTACTTCCTTTAGCTACTAATCCGAACGGGCTAACAACTCTCTCAATGCATTCCCCATCTGCCCGTTCATATTTAATTTGTAGTTTTCTTTCATCCCAAATGGCTTGTTGCAAAATTTTAAATGACTCAATTTTTTCAGGTGACTGTCTCCATGCGGTTGTATCAACATGAACTCGATTCCAAATATCATGGGAATTTTTCTGCAAGGTGCTCGGAATCGAAGCGAGAATTTTTTGACGTGCTTCCTGCCAATCTTTTGTTAAACCTAGATCAGTAAGTAATTGAAATGAAGGTGAAATAAGCAAAGATTTTAATTCATTGGCTTTTAAACCTGTTAAATTTGTCCGATATTGTTCAAGTAATCTCCACCCGCCAGATTTTCCCCGTTCAGCTACAATAGGAATACCTGCTGCACTCAATGCATCCATATCTCGATGAATGGTACGTCCAGTCACCTCTAATTCTTCGGCCAATTCATTGGTTGTTAATTTGCCTCTATTTTGAAGCAACAGTAATATTGAGAGTAGTCGATCCGCACGCATATTTATCACCTTTATTAAAAAATTTATCCCGCATAAACGGGCAGTAAGACCCCCACCTCAAGATTGAGAGAGAAGCGAGGAAGATAGGTGGGGGACAACTGCCCGTAAAAGCCCGTAAAATGAACACAGACTAAAAGCGCCACATCGTGTGGCAACGTCTGCGTGACCCACTTCCTGTGGGCCGCAACTAACCATCAGTGGGGGATGAAGGCCGACTAAGAACGCCACGTCCTGTGGCAACGTCGGCACTAGCACGTCCTGTGCGTCGAAAAACCCCCATTGATGGAAGTTTCACTTTATATATGACAAAGGATGTCATCATTATGTATTATACTATGGATATTCTAAAAATGGAGGGCGACATAAAATGAAACCTTTAGAAGGAAAAGTAGCTTTAGTAGCTGGTGGTACAAGGGGAGCCGGACGTGGTATTGCTATGGAATTAGGTGCTGCAGGAGCTACTGTTTATATAACTGGACGTACTACTCGAAACGAGATTTCTGAATACGGGCGCCCTGAAACAATAGAAGAAACAGCAGATTTAGTCAATGGTCTAGGCGGTATAGGAATCGCTGTTCAAGTAGACCATCTTGTACCTGAGCAAGTGCAGCTCTTAATTGAAAAAATTGAAAAGGAACAGGGGAGATTAGACATACTTGTCAATGATATTTGGGGAGGTGAATATTTAGTCGAATGGAATACTCCAGTTTGGCAACACTCCTTAGATAAAGGTTTCAGGTTGTTACGCTTGGCCATCGATACACATATCATAACAAATCATTACGCACTTCCTTTACTGATTAAAAATAAAGGAGGATTAGTTGTCGAAGTGACAGACGGTACAGAAGAATATAATAATAATAATTACCGATTATCTTTGTATTATGATTTAGCGAAAAGCTCCGTTAATCGCATGGCTAAGGCTTTGGCGCATGAACTTTCCCCTTATGAATGCACCGCTGTTTCTGTTACACCCGGCTGGATGCGCTCGGAAATCATGCTTGAGCATTTTGGAGTTAAAGAAGAAAATTGGCAGGATGCAACAAAGGCCGAACCTCATTTTATTATTTCTGAAACACCGCGTTTTATCGGGCGAGGAGTTACGGCAATAGCAAAAGACCCTAATAAGAATCGTATGAATGGACACTCACTATCAAGTGCTCAACTAGCTAAAATGTATAACTTCTTTGATGTAGATGGATCGCAACCAGATTGTTGGAGATATTTTGTTGAAGTTCAGGAGGCTGGAAAACCTGCCAATGCAGAAGGGTATAGATAAAATACTGTTTAACTAAAAAGTTAAAAACAGATGCTTTCCTACATGAAGTAGGAAGGCTTTTTTATTTTTCAACGAATGGGTGAAAAGTTAGAATAAGGGTGCTGCTACTGAAAATGATAAAATTTACGGAATAAATATTGCAAAAGAGAAACCAATAGATACTATTATTATTAAGTATCGTTATTTGGGTCTTTCATTCGAGGAAAAAATTAAGATTAATTAAATGGTTAACGTCACACATAATAAGGGAGCTAGAAATGAGAAAAGCTGCATTATTTTTTGTAACTATAGTTTTGTTTTTGACTTCTTGCCAAAAAATTTCTGATGCTTCTGTCATTACTTTAAAACAAGTCCTAACCTCTTTTGAAGAACAACAATTGTCACTAAAAGAAATTGAAGTAAGCAAAGACAACATTTTTGGAATGAAACTAAATGGTGTTAGACCTTATTCTTATGAATTAGAAGGTAAAAGCTTATTTGTATATATTTATAAATCAACCAAAGAACGGGAACAAGGTTTAGAAGACTTTCGCCATAAAACAGCAAACGCTAATATCGTTTCTTTCAGTAATTATGAGGTAAAAAATGTGCTGATATTTTATGTGTATGAAAAAGATTTAGATTTTGAAGTTGATAATAAAATTCAAAATGTCGTGAGTAAATTCAATGAAAGCTAGTCGTTGAATACATTCAATAGGATTGTTCCATTGAAAGATTCATGGAAAGGAAGGAAAAAGTCGGAATGAATTTTAATTATCTTTTCAAATTTATAAAATGAGGGGTTTCTACATGAAAGTAGGGACGCCTCTTTTTTAAGAATCTTTTCATTTATTAAGACAGTACATGACGCTATCTAAATGCTGAGTAATTGTACATGCACCCATATTCTCCCTCCTGCTTACTATTGATATATTTGAGCAGCTC from Cytobacillus dafuensis encodes:
- a CDS encoding flavodoxin family protein; the protein is MKIATFIGSSRTESNSELLADTVLKGIKHQKVYIKDLTIQPINDLRHTKTGFQTVDDDYDQVIKAFMENDVIIFATPIYWYSMSGIMKNMIDRLSHAIRVERYPQFKEHLKKVEAIVLAVGGDEPRIKGLPLIQQFQYTFDFLNMRFSSYILGEANQPGDILKDSQALSQAELLNKRLKFSHNTFK
- a CDS encoding helix-turn-helix transcriptional regulator; translation: MRADRLLSILLLLQNRGKLTTNELAEELEVTGRTIHRDMDALSAAGIPIVAERGKSGGWRLLEQYRTNLTGLKANELKSLLISPSFQLLTDLGLTKDWQEARQKILASIPSTLQKNSHDIWNRVHVDTTAWRQSPEKIESFKILQQAIWDERKLQIKYERADGECIERVVSPFGLVAKGSTWYLIASANEKIRNYRASRIKFVSLTDELFSRPNDFDLTQYWNDSTKEFIKSLPKYEVDVEVSSSIVPRIKFTGRFVQIIKMDSPSDNGWIPAKLCFDTEQEASEFILGFGDQIKVIRPNSLKKSIYGMAKRIVDFYERED
- a CDS encoding SDR family oxidoreductase, with the protein product MKPLEGKVALVAGGTRGAGRGIAMELGAAGATVYITGRTTRNEISEYGRPETIEETADLVNGLGGIGIAVQVDHLVPEQVQLLIEKIEKEQGRLDILVNDIWGGEYLVEWNTPVWQHSLDKGFRLLRLAIDTHIITNHYALPLLIKNKGGLVVEVTDGTEEYNNNNYRLSLYYDLAKSSVNRMAKALAHELSPYECTAVSVTPGWMRSEIMLEHFGVKEENWQDATKAEPHFIISETPRFIGRGVTAIAKDPNKNRMNGHSLSSAQLAKMYNFFDVDGSQPDCWRYFVEVQEAGKPANAEGYR
- a CDS encoding LysR family transcriptional regulator, producing MEIKHLHTFLTATKTLNFTQTAKILDYAQSSITAQIKSLEEELGMPLFERLGKRIYLTEAGNQLKQYAQKMLDLDQEMRQVLAGQNESNVVLTIGAQESQCSYRLPVILQSFKQRHPQVRLIFKPVHTKDIAKDLLQSGTLDLAFITDTFKEMPTLHKEMLIEEDLVFIASPWHHLAKKNPVTAEEIGQETILLTEKGCSYRTQFEHRIQFEGVHPEHIIEFASIEAIKQCVMAGLGISLLPKMAVEKELDRGSIIEIPTSIDLESVFTEIAWHKDKYIPSYLEDFIQISRDQYKVFNEKTSNKK